The DNA sequence GCACACCGGGTGGCGGGCTACCGGGTGTTCAGTGACGCGGATGGAAAAATGAATCTGAATGTGCAGCAGGTTAACGGCAGCATTCTGGTGGTCTCACAGTTCACGCTGGCCGCTGATACCCGCAAGGGGATGCGCGCCAGTTTTGCTGAACGCAATGCCGATCCGGCTGTGGCAGAAGCTTTGTATGAGCATTTCATTGCTCAGATCGCGGGAAAAGAGATCCCGGTTGCCAGCGGGCGCTTTGCGGCCGATATGCAGGTCAGTCTGGTGAATGACGGACCGGTGACTTTCTGGCTGCAGGTTTAGGCTCAGTCCAGATGAGGTAATTGCGGTAATTGGCAATGCGCAGGCTGTGTACCTTGCCGCAACCCGCCAGCAAATGTTGTACCTGCTGCCACTCCTGCTCTGTCCGTGGCAGCAGATTGACGATCACCCTGCCATCCGGCGCGATATGTTGCTGCAGATGTTCATAGGTCGCGGACTGAAACAGTGCGGCCGGGCTACCATCGTCACTGAACAGATCGATCAGGATCAAATCATATTGCTGGTGGCCGCTGCCGAGCCAGGCAAACGCATCCTGACAATGCAGATGCGGCTGTTCTTCCTGCTGGAAAAACCGCTGATAGATATCGATCACCTGTGCGTTCAGATCAATCGCAGTCTGTTGTACGCCGGGATAGCGATGATGCAGCCAGCGCAGCAGGTCACCACCACCTAATCCCAGATGCAGCACCTGCGCGGCCTGTGCCGGCATCAACGCCTGCAATATACGTTGATGTGGCAAACATAACTCACCGGGCGTGGCCTGTTGCAATACGGATTGCACCACGCCATCCAGTAACAGCCAGCGAAAGTGTCTGTCTGCCCTGATCTCCAGTAATTGTTCCCCGTTCCGCTCCCAGTAAATCAGCGCGCCGGTACTGGTTGCCGCGGCAACATCAAATTCTTCAAATGGAATGTTGCTCATTCGCGCAATGACCCTTGCCGGCCTTGCGGCGGATAACTAATCGGCTTGGTCGGCCAGCTTGCCACGGTATTCGCCGGCAGGCGGAAGCGTAATTGCGGGGTGGTAAGTTCGCCGCTCATGCTGCCTAACAGCTCAGGTTTATTTTGCTCGTTGAGCAAGCCAAGCTGTAACTGCCATTGCTGTTTACCGAGATCAAAGCCCTGCTTGACACCAATCAAATGCGTGATGGATTCAAAAGCAGAACCACTGAAATCCAGTGCGCCTTTATCCGCCCGTAATTGCAGATGTACGTGATTAAAGGCGGTATCACCCCCCCGTAATTTGCCAATCAGTTGCTCAAAGCTTTGCGGCGCAGGGGCTTTCGGTGTGAGTTGTTCATCCAGATAAGTGTCCAGTTTCAGGCCATCGACAAACAGATCCAGGACATCCAGTGTGGCGTTACCTTGCAAGCTTTGCCGGATCGTCGTCAGATCTTTGCCTTTCGCCTGCAGATCCAGCGTCAGATCCGATTTGCCAGCGAAAGGATAACGCGGGCCGAGCATGTCACTGAGTTGTTCCAGATCGAATTTTTTCAGCGACAGTTTCAGCTGATGCGGGGTGTCAGCATCCAGTCCCCATTGTCCGCTGATATTAAAATCAGACTCTTCCAGTTGCGTATTAAAGTGTTCCAGCTGAATTTTATTTTCTGCCAGTTCCGCCTGAAATTCGGTTTTACGGCTGACCAGCGTTTGCCAGACCAGCTCCAGCCAGCTGCCTTCCAGCCGGGCTTTATGATTGCTGCTTTGTATGCCTTGCGGTGTCCAGCGCAGATCAGTCAGAAACAAGTCGAGCCATTTCATGGTGAGCGGCACACTGTCATCAAACGAGATCAGTGAAAGGTGACTGATATCCAGCCGGCGTAAATTGACCTGCTGGAACGGTTGTGTCGCCAGCCATTCGCGCCAGCCGGGGTGCAGCTCCGGTTGCATATCACTCAGCTGTAACTCGTGGATGGTCAATGTTGCCGGCTGCCGGGTACCTTCCAGTTCGGCGGAGAATTTGCCGGCATAAGCTTCGCCCGTCAGCTGTACCTGCCAGTCTTCGGCGCGTAGCCGTCCTTCGCCCTGCATCTCGGCCAGCTGGAACAGACCATTGGTGTATTCGCCCAGTTTGCCCTGATATTCAAATGCCGGTAATTGTCCGGGCTGCCACTGCAGTTTTTCCAGGGTCCCGGTTGCCTGATTCAGGGCGAATCGTTTTGACAAATCAATCGCACTGACATTTTCCAGCGTGACCTGATCGGCAAAAATCTGAGGTAGTGCCAGCGGAAGTGCCGGGAAAGTCTGCAGATCGAGCTGCCAGTTAGCCAGGGCCAGTTGCTGAAAATCAATCCGGTTATTTTTCAGATCCCAGGTCAGTTCGGCGGCCATTCCACCATGGAAAAGATCGCTTTGCAGATCGCTGACGCTGAGTTTTTCTGCGGTCAGGGTTCCCTCTATCCGGGTCTTGCCCAACGATAATGAGGCATATTGCAGACGATCAGCGCGGGCGTCGAAGTTAACCTCGGTCAGGGGTATTACCACGCCATTACGGATCGGTTGCCAGTTGGTCAGATGCAGACTGCCCCCTTCCAGTGAACCGTTCGGCCAGCTGAATTGCAGCTTGTCGATAGTCAGATCATCAACCTGCAGTTGCCGTAACGGTTGCGGCAGGGTTAAGCCGGGCCGCCATGTGATCTGCGGATTAATAATATCGAGATGGGCAATATGCAGCTGACGTTGCCACCATGAGCCTCCGGCAATTTCCAGATAGATCTTTCCTATCTTGATGTC is a window from the Tolumonas auensis DSM 9187 genome containing:
- the dtd gene encoding D-aminoacyl-tRNA deacylase encodes the protein MIALIQRVSEARVVVDGAVTGEISNGLLVLLGVERDDDVAKADKLAHRVAGYRVFSDADGKMNLNVQQVNGSILVVSQFTLAADTRKGMRASFAERNADPAVAEALYEHFIAQIAGKEIPVASGRFAADMQVSLVNDGPVTFWLQV
- a CDS encoding fused MFS/spermidine synthase produces the protein MSNIPFEEFDVAAATSTGALIYWERNGEQLLEIRADRHFRWLLLDGVVQSVLQQATPGELCLPHQRILQALMPAQAAQVLHLGLGGGDLLRWLHHRYPGVQQTAIDLNAQVIDIYQRFFQQEEQPHLHCQDAFAWLGSGHQQYDLILIDLFSDDGSPAALFQSATYEHLQQHIAPDGRVIVNLLPRTEQEWQQVQHLLAGCGKVHSLRIANYRNYLIWTEPKPAARKSPVRHSPD
- a CDS encoding AsmA family protein, producing MHRAFRWFLYTILALVAAIWLTLGLLKPEHLKGPFVAWVQQQTGLPLEIGKLNYNPLYPNIVLAENVTLGPDIKIGKIYLEIAGGSWWQRQLHIAHLDIINPQITWRPGLTLPQPLRQLQVDDLTIDKLQFSWPNGSLEGGSLHLTNWQPIRNGVVIPLTEVNFDARADRLQYASLSLGKTRIEGTLTAEKLSVSDLQSDLFHGGMAAELTWDLKNNRIDFQQLALANWQLDLQTFPALPLALPQIFADQVTLENVSAIDLSKRFALNQATGTLEKLQWQPGQLPAFEYQGKLGEYTNGLFQLAEMQGEGRLRAEDWQVQLTGEAYAGKFSAELEGTRQPATLTIHELQLSDMQPELHPGWREWLATQPFQQVNLRRLDISHLSLISFDDSVPLTMKWLDLFLTDLRWTPQGIQSSNHKARLEGSWLELVWQTLVSRKTEFQAELAENKIQLEHFNTQLEESDFNISGQWGLDADTPHQLKLSLKKFDLEQLSDMLGPRYPFAGKSDLTLDLQAKGKDLTTIRQSLQGNATLDVLDLFVDGLKLDTYLDEQLTPKAPAPQSFEQLIGKLRGGDTAFNHVHLQLRADKGALDFSGSAFESITHLIGVKQGFDLGKQQWQLQLGLLNEQNKPELLGSMSGELTTPQLRFRLPANTVASWPTKPISYPPQGRQGSLRE